The genomic DNA TCTTCATTGGAATAAAATGGTATCTCATCACCCATATAACCTCCTGTCTACTTATATTCTATCAAGGTTTACCATAAATTGCAAGATTTTTGTTTTTATATCGCTTGTCATAGGTAACCTCCTTGCCGAACCATTCGGGTGGCTTAAATTTCTTTGCCTCTTTGACTGATTTAAATTCAACCTCAGCAATTTTTAATCCCTTTAATTTACCTTTGTAAATATCTAAATATATTATTTTGTTATCTGATTTAATTTTGTATCTAATTTTTTCTATTCTGCGACCTTTAGTGATGGGCCATAAAACTCTTAATTGCTTTTGAGATAACTGTATTTCTCTCTCATCTCTGAT from candidate division WOR-3 bacterium includes the following:
- a CDS encoding adenylate cyclase, translating into IRDEREIQLSQKQLRVLWPITKGRRIEKIRYKIKSDNKIIYLDIYKGKLKGLKIAEVEFKSVKEAKKFKPPEWFGKEVTYDKRYKNKNLAIYGKP